The genomic stretch GTGCATCGAACAGACCTTCCCCGCGCTCAAGGGCGTGAGGATCGACTACCAGTGGAGCTGCGCGATGGGCATCGTCATCAACCGCATCCCGCAGCTGGGCAAGCTCTCGGACAACGTCTGGTATTGCCAGGGCTACTCCGGCCACGGCATCGCGACCACGCACATCATGGGCGAGATCATGGGCCGGGCGATCACCGGGCAGATGGCGCAGTTCGACACGTTCGCCGCCTGCTCGCACATTCGCGTGCCGATGGGGGATCTGCTGGGCAATCCGATGCTGGCGGCGGGGATGTGGTACTACCAGATGCTGGAAAAACTGCGCTGACCCCATAGGCCCTATCGCCAGCAGGCTGGCTCCTACAGTGGATGTGCGGCGAACACAAAACCTGCAGGAGCCAGCCTGCTGGCGATGGGGCCCTCCCTGCGCCGCGACACCTCAGTCAGGCAACTGCTCCACCGCAATCCCCAACCGCCGGTAATCCTCGATGCTGCCCGACGCCACATGCCGCTCGGTGATCAATGTGTGCAGCCGCTCGCACGGCGCCACCACGAACGGCTCCACCGCACCGAGCTTGTCCGCCGTGGTCACGGCGATCACCTGCGCCGCGCTGTCGAGCAACGCTTGCTTCACCGGCACCTCATCAAAGTGCAGCGAGGTGATCCCCACCTGCGGATGAATCGCGCACACCCCGGTGAACGCCAGGTCCGCCTTGATCGAAGCGATCAGGCGCAACGCCTCCTGGCCGCCGGCGGACAAGGTCTTCGGGTTGAGCTGCCCGCCCGCCAGAATCACCTTCACCCCTTTGTATTCGGACAACGCGACCGCCGTCATCGGCGCAGCGGTCACGGCGGTGATGCAGATGTCCGCCGGCAGCGAACGCGCCACCTGCAGGGTGGTCGAGCCGGAATCGAACATGACGATTTGCCCGTCGCGCACCTTCTGCGCGGCGTATTTGGCCAGCCGGATCTTCACCTCGTCGATCTCGTCCAGGCGGGTGAGGAAATCCTTGCCGGTGTCCTTCGGCCGGGGCAGCGCCCCGCCGTGCACCCGCTGCACCAGCCCGGCGCTGTCGAGCTCGGCGAGGTCGCGGCGGATGGTGTCTTCGGACACCGCAAAGTGCTGGCTCAACTCGGAAGCCATGACCTTGCCGTCACGTTCGAGGATCAAGAGGATTTTCTGGCGGCGCAGGGACGGGAGTTCGGCGGCGGAATGGTCGTGCATGGTTTTGCCTGTTTATGCTTGTCGTTGCAGGTTTAGTAAGCGTAAACAAATTATCCGGCAAAAACAAACCGCGTTATCAATCACTTCGATCATTGGAATCACGCATTCGAATTTTTTCTTTTGCGCGGCCCTAGGCACAATGGCGCCGTCAAAAAACGCTTAGGATTAGCCCGCCATGAACCTCAATTTCGCTTTCGCCTGCATGATCGTCGTGTCGTTCGCCATCGCCCTCGGCCACGCGTGATTCAGACGGACGCCGCCAGGTGCTCGCGCAACCACTTGTGCGCCGGGTCGCGGTGCGAGCGCTCGGCCCAGAGCATCGCCATCTCGTAGCCCGGCACCGCCAGCGGCGGCTCGACCGCTTGCAGGGTTGAGCTGTCGCGGACCAGCCGCGACGGCAGCATCGCCACCAGATCGGTGCTCGCCAGCACCGATTTGAGCACCAGGAAGTGCGGCACCGACAGCACCACGTTCCTCGACAGCCCCGCCTCTGCCAACGCCTTGTCCGTCACCCCGAAAAAGCCCCCGCCCTCCGGCGACACCAGCACGTGCTCCAACGCGCAGAAACGCTCGCGGGTCAGTTCGCCCTGCAGACCAGGATGGCCGACGCGGCCGGCCAGCACGTAGCGCTCGGAGAACAGCGCCCGGCGGTGCAGGTCCAGCGGCGCGTCTTCGCTGGTGTGCAGCGCCAGGTCGATCACGCCCTGCTCCGCCTGCTTGACCAGACGCTGCGGCGACAGGTCCAGCACCGCCAGCCGCGTGCCCGGCGCCTGGGCGCGCAGGCCGCCCAGCGCCGGCAGCAGCACGGTCGATTCGCCGTAGTCCGACGCCGCGACTTTCCAGGTGTTGTGCGCCTGCGCCGGTTCGAACGGGCTGGCCGGCGCCACCGCCCTCTCCAACGCCTCCAGCGCCTCGCGCAACGGTTCGCGCAGCTCGTCGGCCCGTGCCGTCGGGCGCATACCCCGTGGCCCCGGCAGCAGCAACGGGTCGCCGAAGATCTCGCGCAGTTTGGCCAGGTGCACGCTCACCGAAGGCTGCGACAGGTTCAGCCGCTCGGCGGCGCGGGTGACGTTGTGCTCCGACAACAGCACGTCGAGGGTCAGCAGCAGGTTGATATCCAGCCGTCTCAAATTATTCACTGCTATACCTGATATGTCAGAGATTCATTTCCACTATACCGGCTGGATGCCGATCCTGCTTTCACCCAATCAAGGAGCTTTTCCCCATGAATGTGCTGATGGTCTACGCCCACCCCGAACCGCAATCGCTCAACGGCGCCCTCAAGGACTTCACCGTCCGCCACCTGGAAGCCGCCGGCCACACCGTGCAGGTGTCTGACCTCTACGCGATGAACTGGAAGGCCGCGATCGACGGCGACGACAGCCCCGGACGCGACCGCAGCGCGCCGTTCGATCCGTCGCGCGACTCCAAGCGCGCCTACCGGGACGGCACCCAAGCGGCCGACATCGCCCGCGAGCAGGAAAAGCTGCTGTGGGCCGACACCCTGATCCTGCAGTTCCCGCTGTGGTGGTTCTCGATGCCGGCGATCCTCAAGGGCTGGGTCGAACGGGTCTACGCCTGCGGCTTTGCCTACGGCGTGGGCGAACACTCCGAGAGCCGCTGGGGCGAGCGCTACGGCGAAGGCAACCTGAAAGGCAAGCGGGCGATGCTGGTGGTGACGGCGGGCGGCTGGGACTCGCACTACGGCCCGCGCGGCATCAACGGGCCAATCGATGACCTGCTGTTCCCGATCCAGCACGGGGTGCTGTACTACCCGGGCTTCGATGTGCTGCCGCCGTTCGTGGTGTACCGCACCGGGCGGATGGACGAGGCACGGTTTGCCCGCACCTGCGACGAACTGGGCTCACGGCTGGATGAACTGTGGAGCGCCCGGCCGATTGCGTTCCGGCAGCAGAACGGCGGGGATTACGAGATTCCTTCGTTGACGCTCAAAGAGGAGGTGGCGCCGCAGCTTACGGGGTTTGCCGCGCACCTGCGCTGATCGCTGAAACCGCCCTGAGGCTGACTGTTTTCAATCAGCCTCAGGGGCAAAGAACCTGATCACAGACTCCCTTTCCTGCTCATTGAGCAATATGATCCGTGCACAGTTCCAGCAGGTGAGCAGCGTGTCGGATTCGGAGAACAGCCTGTCGACCAATTGATTGGCCGACAGCCCGTTGCCGTCCGGCAAGTCCAGAGTGTTTTATGAAGCAACAAAGGAAACGCCCGTTCCGCAAAACCAGTTCTTATGAACGGGCGCGTCACATTTGCATCGGATCCATGAGCCCACGACAGCCTCCTCAACAAGAATTCAAACCCCGTAGAGATCGCTATGCGCCAACCCGTTAGAAACCTGACGATTGAAAACATCGATTCCATTACGCAGGCGTTCACTCAAGAACTGGCGACAATCGGCGGGTCGATTGTCGGAAAATCCGGAATCCCCCTCATGCTTGCCTTGAAGCGCGACCGATTGGGCCATGGCCCCTATCCAGACGTATCTTTGTTCGAGGCGGCCAACCGGATCATGTCGGATCTGGTGATCCTTCATGGCATCGCAGCCCTGCTCAAGAACAAACATTTTCCTTTCGACGAGTACATCGTCGAGTTCGGCAACGAGAACAGGAGAGCCTTTGACATTCAAGCCTTTTCCCCCATCGGCAGCCTCGCAGGAGAAGCCTTTAACGCTGCGCCCTCCTATTTCAACAATAAGAAAAACTCTGCACTCAAAAAACTACAAACCAAGGCAGCCAATGAACACTACAGAATCATCATGTTCAACGCAGAGGCCCCAGGAAAGACGATAACGCCGGATGTGGGTGGCGCGTTTCAAATCGCCGTCGATATCGCCACCGGAACGGTAGACATCACACCACCCACCGCCGGGTTGATGGATCGCGTTACAGAACAATCTTGAACTAGCGCAACCGGCCGATCGCCCGCCGATACTTCTCGATCCGCTCCAGATCCTCCCAACCCGGCGAGGCGATCCGCGACAGGTCGCTGTTCTCCTCCAGGTCCGCCAGCTTCACCGCCCGCCCGATGGGGTTCAGGGCCACCCGTTCGATGAAGTCCTCATAGGATTCGCCCGGCACCTTGGTCACCGATTCGATGGCCGTCAGCACCGCTTCGCTGAACCCTTCCTTGCGCAAATCGTCGAGGCTGACATCGCAGTCCTCGACCACATCGTGCAGCACGGCGACGATGCGTTCCTCCAGGCCGCTCATGCGCAACATGACCTTCAGCGGATGCAGAATGTACGGCGCCCCGCCCTTGTCCACCTGCCCCGCATGGGCCGTGGCGGCGATGGCGATGGCGCGCTCCAGCGTTTGAGTCATGGGATGTCCTCGGTTCAGACGCCGTACCGGCCGCCGACGTGGATGTTGCGTTTGAGCCAACTGCCGATGGCCTTCAACCGCCCCGCCGGTTTTGCCGGCTCGGCATAGCGCTGGAGGATCAACGAAACCAGGGCGGCCTGATCCGCCATCGGCTGCGCATCGATCAACTCGGCCACCCACGGGCAGCCGGCTTTCTTGAGATGCTCGCGCCACTCGCCGGGCCAGTCGTCCAGTTCATCCAGCGCCAACCACCGCACCCCGCCCTGCTCCGCATGCCCGCCGCCGATGGATTGCTCGAAACAGAACGGCGTGCCCGGGCGGGACAGGTCGAGGCTGAAAATATAGACGTCCTGGGTGAGGTGCTGCGTGGTGGGGGCGTTGTTGCGGCTGCCGATAGTGATCATGGGAGGTTCCGTCCTTGGGCGATGCGTTGCAGATGGGGTGCAGTCTACGGCGCAACAACAGCGGACGAAACTATTGGCGATGCCGAACGGCAGGCAGAAGACGGATGATCCCGAAGATCAAAGCCTGAAAAGTCCCGTAGGAAATCACCCTATGTGGCTTACGAATTGACCGTTGGCTTGATTTTTTTCCGTGCCTTCTTGGCTGCTCGCAAGCAAAACATCTTCTGGGCGAGTTCGATGTTGCCCGAACAATACATTTTCTTCGCGATGTCATTCTTGAGCTTGTAGAGCTTCAAGTGACCGACATCCCCCTGAATCAATAGATCGAGCGCTGGCTTGACCTCTGAAAAGTGGATCGCCGCATATTTCTTCCTAAGCGAACTCAACTGGATGGTGTTCTGTTCGATGGCCCAGGTCGGCACAACAAAGAACTCCCAGTTGTTCAGATCGCGAATATCCCGGGTTTCCTGCTCATCGTCCTTGAAATGCGCAAGGATAAAAAAATCAGACCAGCGGCGATATATCTCGATAGCCTTTCCATACGGCTTTGAAATGTAGTTGTTCCACACATACCCTTGGCGGGGCTCAAGATCGAACTGTACGTTCTTGCTGCCGCTGGAAGTGGACTTGACCTCGATCCCCCAGCCATATCGGGTGCTGTGGCAATGGGCCTGAAAGTCTGCGGAAAAGTCCGGAACACCCCTGCCGTAAGTCAGATCCACCACGTCCCAGTCCTTACGGGTCTTGTAATGTTCTGCGAGGGTGCGATCCGAGCAAAGCGCCAGGTAGACCAGGTATTCCGCGAGATTGCCGCGGGTGGTGGGTGCCTTCAGGTCGGCATAGCACCACTGCCATGCATCCAGCAGTGTCGCGCTGGCGATGCGCGTGTTGGAAAAGGGCGAATGCAGCTCAAGCATTGGGCTTTTCACTCTCCCTTAAACATCAGAAATTCGCCGGCGTGTTCGCACTAATAATCTCCGCCTCATCCGCCCCAATGTTCCGGAACTTGTGCGGCAGCGTGGTCGGAAAGTAATACCCGTCCCCCGCGCTCAGCACGCTTACCTGCCCGTCCACCGTCAGTTCCACGGTGCCGCGGGTCACCAATCCGCACTCTTCGCCTTCGGCGTGCACGATCGGCTCTTCGCCGGAGCTGGCGCCGGGCGCGTACTGCTCGCGCAGCAGGCGCATCTGGCGGCTGGGGACGGAGGCGCCGATCAGCAGCAGGCGCAGGCCGTGGCGGCCGAGGTCGGGCTGTTCGTTGGCACGGAAGACGTATTGGTGTTCGCGCGGGGGCTGGTCGAAGGTGAAGAAGTCGGCCAGGGACATCGGTATGCCTTCGAGCAGCTTTTTCAGCGAGCTGACGGAAGGGCTGACGCGATTCTGTTCGATCAGGGAAATGGTGGCATTGGTCACGCCGCTACGCCGGGCCAGCTCGCGCTGGGAGAGTTTGTAGCTTTCGCGTACTAGTTTGAGTCGAGAACCCGTATCCATGACAGCCTTATGTTGAGGTACTTAAGGGCAATGGGGGTGGGTGGCGGGTGACGCGCCGGGGGCGCGGATCACGTTGCTCCCGTGTCCCGGAACCGTGAAAGGCGGCTATTAAATCACGTTTGGTGGTGTTGCTCAGCAGGTTCGATGGACGGTGGGTGAAATGAGCCTGCCGGGGGTGAATCCGAAGTAAATGCAGGGCCTGTGGGAGCTGGCTTGCCAGCGATTTGGCGGCACTTTCAACATCATTTTTGCTGATAAGCCAGCTCCCACAGTGGGTCGGGGGGTGTCAGATGGGATTCGGCTGACCGCGACCTTTGTAGGAGCGAGCCTGCTCGCGATGGCGGTGGTTCAGCCAGTCACCTGTTTGAATGGGCTGACGTCATCGCGAGCAGGCTCGCTCCTACAAAATCACGGTTTCAGATGCCGAAGCGGTCGCGCAGCGAGTAGTACGCGGCGCCCATGGCGGTGAGCGGGGCCTGGAAGGTGCGGCCGCCGAACATCGGCATGTGCGGCAGGGAGGCGAAGGCGTCGAAGCGTTCGGCGTCGCCGCGGATCATTTCCGAGATCAGCTTGCCGGCCAGGTGCGAGCAAGTGACGCCGTGGCCGCTGTAGCCCTGCATGTAATAGGCATTCTTCTCGATGCGGCCGAACTGCGGCATGCGCGACATGGTCAGCAGGAAGTTGCCGGTCCAGCGGTAGTCGATCTTCACGTCCTTGAGCTGCGGGAAGGTCTTGAGGATCTTCGGGCGGATCAGGGTTTCGATGTCGTCCGGCTCGCGGGCGCCGTAGACCACGCCGCCGCCGTAGAGCAACCGGTTGTCGGCGGTGAGCCGGTAGTAGTCGAGCAGATAGTTGCAGTCCTCGACGCAGTAGTTGTTGGTGATCAGGCTGCGGGCCTGCTTCTCGGTCAACGGTTCGGTGACGCAGATCTGCGAGCCGCACGGCATGCTCTTGGCCGTCACACGGTTGTCCAGGCCCTGCGGCAGGTAGGCGTTGCCGGCGATCAGCAGGTACTTGGCGCGCACCTGGCCCTTGGCGGTGCGCACGGTGTTCGGTTCGCCGTAGCGGATTTCCACGGCGGCGGACTGCTCGTAGATCTTGCCGCCCAGGCGCACGATGGCCGCGGCTTCGCCGAGGGCCAGGTTCAGCGGGTGGATGTGGCCGCCCTGCATGTCCAGCAGGCCGCCGACGTAGGCGTCGGAGCCGACCTCACGGCGGATGTCCGCCGCGTCCAGCAGCTTCAGGTTGCGGTTGCCATAGCGCTCCCAACTGCGCTTCTGCTCGGCGAGGCCCTTGAGCTGCTTCTTGTTCATCGCCGCGAAGATGCCGCCGGGGCGGTAGTCGCACTGGATGTCGTATTGCTTGATGCGCGAACGGATGATGTCGGCGCCTTCGAAGATCATGCTGCCGAGGATCTCGGCGGTCTTGTCGCCGTAGCGCGCCTCGATCACATCGACGTCGCGGCTGTAGGAGTTGACCAGCTGCCCGCCGTTGCGGCCGCTGGCGCCGTAGCCGACTTTCGCCGCTTCCAGCACCGTCACTTTGTAGCCGGCCTCGGTCAGGAACAGCGCCGAGGACAGGCCGGTGTAGCCGGCGCCGATGATGCAGACATCGCAGTCCACCGCTTCTTCCAGGGTCGGGAAGTCGATGGTTTCGTTGCGGGTGGCCGCGTAGTAGCTGTTGACGTGTTGCTGTTTCATTTTCTTGTTCTCCGAGGGCCGCCGGCACGTGCCGGCGGCCGCCGCTGCAAAATAGGTCAGAGCTTGATCCAGGTCGCTTTCAGCTCGGTGTACTTGTCGAAGGCATGCAGCGACTTGTCGCGGCCGTTGCCCGACTGCTTGAAGCCGCCGAACGGCGCGGTCATGTCGCCGCCGTCGTACTGGTTGACCCACACGCTGCCGGCGCGCAGGCCGCGGGCGAAGGTGTGGGCCTTGCTCAGGTTGCTCGTCCAGACCCCGGCGGCGAGGCCGAAGATGCTGTCGTTGGCGATCTGCAGCGCCTCTTCGACGGTGTCGAAGGTGATCAGCGACAGCACCGGGCCGAAGATCTCTTCGCGGGCGATGGTCATGGCGTTGGTCACGCCGTCGAAGATCGCCGGCTGCACGTACAGGCCGCCGGTCTCTTCGAGGGTGCGCTGGCCGCCGGCGATCAGCTCGGCGCCCTGCTCCCGGCCGATGCCGATGTAGCGCAGGACGTTGTCCAGCTGACGCTGATCGACCACCGCGCCGACGGTGGTGGCCGGGTCGAGGGCGTGGCCGGGTTTCCACGCTTGCAGCGCTTCCACCAGCAGCGGGATGAATTGCTCACGGATCGAACGCTCCACCAGCAGGCGCGAGCCGGCGGTGCAGACCTCACCCTGGTTGAACGCAATGGCGCCCGCCGCCGCTTGTGCGGCTGCGCGCAGGTCCGGCGCATCGGCGAACACCACGTTCGGGCTCTTGCCGCCGGCTTCGAGCCACACGCGTTTCATGTTGCTTTGGCCGGCGTAGATCATCAGTTGCTTGGCGATGGCCGTGGAACCGGTGAAGGCCAGCACGTCGACGTCCATGTGCAGCGCCAGCGCCTTGCCGACGGTGTGGCCGAAGCCCGGCAGGACGTTGAACACGCCCTTGGGAATGCCGGCGTCCAACGCCAGTTGCGCGATGCGGATCGCGGTCAGCGGAGACTTCTCCGACGGCTTGAGGATGAACGAGTTGCCGGCGGCCAGGGCCGGGGCGAACTTCCAGCTGGCCATGATCAGCGGGAAGTTCCACGGCACGATGGCCGCGACCACGCCGGACGGCTCGCGGGTCACCAGGCCCAATTGGTCGTGGGGCGTGGCGGCGACTTCGTCGTAGATTTTGTCGATGGCCTCGGCGCTCCAGCGGATCGCGTTGGCCGTCGCCGGTACGTCGATGCTCATCGAGTCGCTGATCGGCTTGCCCATGTCGAGGGTTTCCAGCAGCGCCAGTTCTTGCTGGTGCTCAAGGATCAGATCGGCGAAACGGATCAGGATGCGCTTGCGTTCGGCCGGGGCCTTGTTGGCCCAGACGCCGGAGTTGAAGGTCTGACGGGCGACGTCAACGGCCAGGTTGGCGTCGGCCTCGTCGGTGCTGGCCACGGACGCCAGGAAACGGCCGTCGACCGGGCTCAGGCATTCGAACGTGGCGCCGCCGATGGCCGGGCGGTATTCGCCGTTGATGAAGGCGCGGCCTTCGAGGGTCAGGGACTGGAAACGCTGTTCCCAGTCGTTGCGGGTCATGGTCATGGCTGTGGCTCACACAGGAAATGGGGTCACCGATGTCCCTGTGGGAGCGGGCTTGCCCGCGAAGGCGGCGGACCGGTCACCCTCAGTGTCGAAGGTGACGGCCTCTTCGCGGGCAAGCCCGCTCCCACAGGGAATGGCGTGTTATTTCGGACTTGTGGTTTGCGCCGGTCACTGTGGATCCGGCGGTGGTCTTCAGACCGTGTGCAGGTACCAGTTGTACTCAAGGTCGGAGATCGAGTTCTCGAATTCGGCCAGTTCGCTTTCCTTGCACGCGACGAACACGTCGATGTACATCGGGTCGATGTACCGGGCCATGACTTCGCTGTCGTCCAGCACCCGCAACGCGTCGCGCAGGTTGTTCGGCAGGCTCTGTTCGTTCTGCTCGTAGCTGTTGCCTTCGGTCGGCGCCGGCGGCTCGATCTGGTTGGTCAGGCCGTGGTGCACGCCCGCCAGCACCGAGGCCATCAGCAGGTACGGGTTGGCGTCGGCACCGGCCACGCGGTGCTCGATGCGCACGGCGTCCGGCGAGCCGGTCGGCACGCGCACGGCCACGGTGCGGTTGTCGATGCCCCAGCTCGGCGAGTTCGGCACGTAGAACTGCGCGCCGAAGCGGCGGTACGAGTTGACGTTCGGGCAGAGGAAAGCCATCTGCGCGGGCAGGGTCTCCAGCACACCGCCGATCGCGTGGCGCAGCGCGGCGTTCTGCTCGGGATCCTCGCTGGCGAAGATGTTGTTGCCTTCTTTGTCCAGGATCGAAATGTGCACGTGCAGACCGTTGCCCGCCTGGCCCGGATACGGCTTGGCCATGAAGGTGGTGTCCATCTCGTGGTCGTAGGCGATGTTCTTCACCAGACGCTTGAGCAGGATCGCGTATTCGCACGCCTTGATCGGGTCGGACACGTGGTGCAGGTTGACTTCGAACTGCGCCGGGGCGCTTTCCTTGACGATGGCGTCGGCGGGGATGCCCTGCTCTTTCGCGCCTTCGAGGATGTCTTGCAGGCAGTCGACGTATTCGTCCAGGTCGTCGATCAGGTAGACCTGGGTCGACACCGGGCGCTTGCCCGACACCGGCGAGCGTGGCGACTGCGGACGGCCGTTCACGTTGTCCTGGTCGATCAGGTAGAACTCAAGCTCGAACGCGGCGCAGATGGTCAGGCCCAGCTCGTCGAACTTGCGCACCACGTTGGCCAGCACTTCGCGCGGGTCGGCGAAGAACGGCTCGCCTTCGAGTTCATGCATGGTCATCAGCAGTTGGGCGGTCGGACGCTTCTGCCAAGGCTCGATGCTGAGGGTGCCGGGGATCGGGTAGCAGATGCGGTCCGCGTCGCCGATGTCCAGGCCAAGGCCGGTGCTTTCGACGGTGGAACCGTTGATGTCGAGGGCAAAGAGCGAGGCCGGCAGGTTGATGCCTTTCTCGTAGACCTTGTGAAGACTGGTGCGCTCGATGCGCTTGCCGCGCACCACACCGTTCATGTCTGCAATCAGAAGGTCGACGTACAAAACCTCAGGATGTTTCTTAAGGAATGCGTTTGCTTCGTTGAGTTGAACGGCACGCAGAGGGACCGACATGATGCACCTATTTAGCTGTTAATTATTATGTTCACTGCTGTTTCGCGGAGCCAGTCAACCCGAACGGCAAAGTGAAGTCAATAGCGAACGCAGGGCCGTTCAGCGTTTATTTTTCGGGCTTTTTTTAACATCCTCATGCCGAAGCAGACGCCAGAGCGGCGGAAATCCTGAAGATTGGATGAACGGCGTTTAGAATTTTTTACATGGCAGTTGTTAATTAAAATAAACGCGGCTAAGCTCCGGAAAAGCTCGTTCAAGTGTCAAACTTCGAGGTGAATAAAAATGGCATTCAAGCCATTGATCGGCGTTACTGCGTGCGTCAAACAGATCGGCCTGCACCCCTACCACATCAGCGGCGACAAGTACGTGCGTGCTGTCAGCGTCGCGGCGCAGGGGCTGCCGGTGGTCATTCCTTCCCTGGGTGAACTGACGGAAACCGGCGACCTGCTCGGTCAGCTCGACGGCCTGCTGCTCACCGGCTCGCCCTCCAACGTGGAGCCCTTCCACTACCAGGGCCCTGCCAGCGCCCCCGGCACGGATCACGACCCGGCGCGGGACGCCACCACCCTTCCCCTCTTGCGTGCGGCCATTGCGGCGGGCGTTCCGGTGCTCGGCATCTGCCGCGGCTTCCAGGAAATGAACGTGGCCTTCGGCGGCAGCCTGCACCAGAAGGTGCATGAGCTGCCGGGCATGCTCGACCACCGCGAAGCCGACAGCCCGGACGTCGCCGTGCAGTACGCCCCGGCCCATGCCGTGACGGTGCTGGCCGGCGGTGTGTTCGAGGCGCTGGAGCTGCCGGGCGAGTTTCAGGTCAACTCCATCCACAGCCAGGGCATCGACCGCCTCGCCCCCGGCCTGCGCGCCGAAGCGGTGGCGCCGGACGGCCTGATCGAGGCGGTGTCGGTCGAGCACAGCCCGACGTTCGCCGTCGGCGTGCAGTGGCATCCGGAGTGGCAGGTGCTGGACAACCCGCCCTACCTGAAGATTTTCCAGGCGTTCGGCGCGGCGTGCCGGCAACGAGCGGCACGGCGCAATCAGCGCTGACACCCCCGTAGACGCAAAACCCTTTACTGCCCCCACGGGAGCGGCGGCTGTGCGTGTGCACATCCGTCACCTGTGAAAACAACGAAACCGCAATAACAACAAGTACCACCAGGCAGCCAGGACGGCGGCGCCGAACAAGCCGGATCGGCAGGAGTGTCGGCAATCGGATCGATGCAAAACCCTGTGGGAGCCGGCTTGCCAGCGATGAGGCCATCACCCTCGACATTGAGGGTGACTGACCCGCCGCCATCGCAGGCAAGCCAGCTCCCACAGGGGGATGCGATCCGGGAGGAATGACTCCAAACGATCTGCAATCCACTTTTGAGCCAGGCCATTTGGCCCGGCGACTGAAACCTGTTGGGAGTTTCACATGGCAAACGCCTCCAGCACTTACAGGAAGGCCCTTGAAGGTCATCAGCAACCGAAAAAGGTTCTGGTGAAAGTCGATCGCGTCACCAAGAAATTCGACGAGACCACCGCCGTGGACGACGTGTCCCTGGAGATCCATCAGGGCGAGATCTTCGCCCTGCTCGGCGGCTCCGGTTCCGGCAAGTCGACCCTGCTGCGCATGCTCGCCGGTTTCGAGCGTCCCACCGACGGGCGGATCCTGCTCGACGGCGTGGACATCACCGACATGCCGCCTTACGAACGACCGATCAACATGATGTTCCAGTCCTATGCGCTGTTCCCGCACATGACGGTGGCGCAGAACATCGCCTTCGGCCTCAAGCAGGACCGTTTGCCGGCCAGCGAGATCGACGCCCGCGTCGAAGAGATGCTGCGCCTGGTGCACATGACCCAATACGCCAAGCGCAAGCCGCACCAACTGTCCGGCGGCCAGCGCCAGCGCGTGGCCCTGGCCCGTTCGCTGGCCAAGCGCCCGAAGCTGCTGCTGCTCGACGAACCGATGGGCGCGCTGGACAAGAAGCTGCGTTCGCAGATGCAGCTGGAACTGGTGGAAATCATCGAGCGCGTCGGCGTGACCTGCGTGATGGTGACCCACGACCAGGAAGAGGCCATGACCATGGCCGAGCGCATCGCGATCATGCACCTGGGCTGGATCGCCCAGGTCGGCAGCCCGGTGGACATCTATGAGGCGCCGGTCAACCGCATGGTCTGCGAATTCATCGGCAACGTGAACGCCTTCGACGGCACCGTGGTGGAAGACCTCGAAGGCCACGCGATCA from Pseudomonas ekonensis encodes the following:
- a CDS encoding DeoR/GlpR family DNA-binding transcription regulator gives rise to the protein MHDHSAAELPSLRRQKILLILERDGKVMASELSQHFAVSEDTIRRDLAELDSAGLVQRVHGGALPRPKDTGKDFLTRLDEIDEVKIRLAKYAAQKVRDGQIVMFDSGSTTLQVARSLPADICITAVTAAPMTAVALSEYKGVKVILAGGQLNPKTLSAGGQEALRLIASIKADLAFTGVCAIHPQVGITSLHFDEVPVKQALLDSAAQVIAVTTADKLGAVEPFVVAPCERLHTLITERHVASGSIEDYRRLGIAVEQLPD
- a CDS encoding LysR family transcriptional regulator is translated as MNNLRRLDINLLLTLDVLLSEHNVTRAAERLNLSQPSVSVHLAKLREIFGDPLLLPGPRGMRPTARADELREPLREALEALERAVAPASPFEPAQAHNTWKVAASDYGESTVLLPALGGLRAQAPGTRLAVLDLSPQRLVKQAEQGVIDLALHTSEDAPLDLHRRALFSERYVLAGRVGHPGLQGELTRERFCALEHVLVSPEGGGFFGVTDKALAEAGLSRNVVLSVPHFLVLKSVLASTDLVAMLPSRLVRDSSTLQAVEPPLAVPGYEMAMLWAERSHRDPAHKWLREHLAASV
- a CDS encoding NAD(P)H-dependent oxidoreductase, whose amino-acid sequence is MNVLMVYAHPEPQSLNGALKDFTVRHLEAAGHTVQVSDLYAMNWKAAIDGDDSPGRDRSAPFDPSRDSKRAYRDGTQAADIAREQEKLLWADTLILQFPLWWFSMPAILKGWVERVYACGFAYGVGEHSESRWGERYGEGNLKGKRAMLVVTAGGWDSHYGPRGINGPIDDLLFPIQHGVLYYPGFDVLPPFVVYRTGRMDEARFARTCDELGSRLDELWSARPIAFRQQNGGDYEIPSLTLKEEVAPQLTGFAAHLR
- a CDS encoding HD domain-containing protein; amino-acid sequence: MTQTLERAIAIAATAHAGQVDKGGAPYILHPLKVMLRMSGLEERIVAVLHDVVEDCDVSLDDLRKEGFSEAVLTAIESVTKVPGESYEDFIERVALNPIGRAVKLADLEENSDLSRIASPGWEDLERIEKYRRAIGRLR
- a CDS encoding cupin domain-containing protein, which produces MDTGSRLKLVRESYKLSQRELARRSGVTNATISLIEQNRVSPSVSSLKKLLEGIPMSLADFFTFDQPPREHQYVFRANEQPDLGRHGLRLLLIGASVPSRQMRLLREQYAPGASSGEEPIVHAEGEECGLVTRGTVELTVDGQVSVLSAGDGYYFPTTLPHKFRNIGADEAEIISANTPANF
- a CDS encoding NAD(P)/FAD-dependent oxidoreductase, encoding MKQQHVNSYYAATRNETIDFPTLEEAVDCDVCIIGAGYTGLSSALFLTEAGYKVTVLEAAKVGYGASGRNGGQLVNSYSRDVDVIEARYGDKTAEILGSMIFEGADIIRSRIKQYDIQCDYRPGGIFAAMNKKQLKGLAEQKRSWERYGNRNLKLLDAADIRREVGSDAYVGGLLDMQGGHIHPLNLALGEAAAIVRLGGKIYEQSAAVEIRYGEPNTVRTAKGQVRAKYLLIAGNAYLPQGLDNRVTAKSMPCGSQICVTEPLTEKQARSLITNNYCVEDCNYLLDYYRLTADNRLLYGGGVVYGAREPDDIETLIRPKILKTFPQLKDVKIDYRWTGNFLLTMSRMPQFGRIEKNAYYMQGYSGHGVTCSHLAGKLISEMIRGDAERFDAFASLPHMPMFGGRTFQAPLTAMGAAYYSLRDRFGI
- a CDS encoding aldehyde dehydrogenase, whose product is MTMTRNDWEQRFQSLTLEGRAFINGEYRPAIGGATFECLSPVDGRFLASVASTDEADANLAVDVARQTFNSGVWANKAPAERKRILIRFADLILEHQQELALLETLDMGKPISDSMSIDVPATANAIRWSAEAIDKIYDEVAATPHDQLGLVTREPSGVVAAIVPWNFPLIMASWKFAPALAAGNSFILKPSEKSPLTAIRIAQLALDAGIPKGVFNVLPGFGHTVGKALALHMDVDVLAFTGSTAIAKQLMIYAGQSNMKRVWLEAGGKSPNVVFADAPDLRAAAQAAAGAIAFNQGEVCTAGSRLLVERSIREQFIPLLVEALQAWKPGHALDPATTVGAVVDQRQLDNVLRYIGIGREQGAELIAGGQRTLEETGGLYVQPAIFDGVTNAMTIAREEIFGPVLSLITFDTVEEALQIANDSIFGLAAGVWTSNLSKAHTFARGLRAGSVWVNQYDGGDMTAPFGGFKQSGNGRDKSLHAFDKYTELKATWIKL